A window of the Diceros bicornis minor isolate mBicDic1 chromosome 12, mDicBic1.mat.cur, whole genome shotgun sequence genome harbors these coding sequences:
- the GKN2 gene encoding gastrokine-2, whose protein sequence is MKIFVVFLVVLAIFGTQSHGYEVYNIISQVNNGGSVQETVTIDSEKDIAIINVHAGLCSSTTIFDYKHGYIASRVLSRRACYILKMNRQTTPTLDQLKQHIYDMQALDNIFSNKYIWVKYNPLQSLITNVDWLLFGSPTEQLCKHVPLYKGEVVGDTDNVRAGACAKAGLLGIFGISICADIRV, encoded by the exons ATGAAAATCTTT GTGGTATTTCTGGTGGTGCTGGCCATCTTTGGGACACAATCTCATGGATACGAG GTTTATAACATCATCAGCCAAGTCAACAATGGTGGCAGTGTTCAGGAGACAGTGACGATTGACAGTGAAAAAGATATCGCCATCATCAACGTCCATGCTGGATTGTGCTCCTCTACCACGATTTTTGACTATAAACAT GGCTACATCGCATCCAGGGTGCTCTCCCGAAGAGCCTGCTACATCCTGAAGATGAACCGTCAAACCACCCCTACTCTGGACCAACTCAAACAGCACATCTATGATATGCAG GCTCTGGACAACATATTCTCCAACAAATACATCTGGGTCAAGTACAACCCTCTGCAGTCTCTGATTACAAATGTGGACTGGTTGCTGTTCGGGTCACCCACTGAGCAGCTCTGCAAACATGTCCCCTTGTATAAGGGGGAAGTGGTTGGAGATACAG ATAATGTCCGTGCTGGAGCCTGTGCAAAAGCTGGGctcctgggcatctttggaatttCCATCTGTGCAGACATTCGTGTTTAA